The Nocardia arthritidis genome has a window encoding:
- a CDS encoding GntR family transcriptional regulator yields the protein MTTLDRDDPRPPYRQMADILRAAILTGKIRPGEKLPSGPELAEQYDVSKVTAQQAVRELRNEGLVVSRQGSGVYVRERTERPVGLRPHLERAFAEPNVTIDFAGFSGETLHGAISEPLDRIRDGRFRPDSLTVRILVPDPATPWTLPARAADMTDSPAFRKRAARKMERYTFGVLEEVRELQDLGLIQSATAEARIYPAVPLFKLYIINGVDMFFGYYPIEEHEIVLDGEPTVMWDLMGKNSTLFHTGVNSSDTDDSTTKLVRQSQFWFDSVWKIAREIQP from the coding sequence ATGACCACGCTCGATCGAGACGACCCGCGACCGCCATACCGTCAGATGGCCGACATCCTGCGTGCAGCGATCCTCACCGGAAAGATCCGGCCAGGCGAGAAGCTTCCATCCGGGCCTGAACTCGCCGAGCAATATGACGTATCCAAGGTCACCGCTCAGCAAGCCGTCCGCGAGTTGCGGAACGAGGGCCTAGTGGTATCGCGACAAGGAAGCGGCGTCTACGTACGGGAACGCACAGAACGGCCGGTTGGCCTTCGACCGCACCTCGAACGAGCGTTCGCCGAGCCGAATGTGACCATCGATTTCGCGGGGTTCAGTGGCGAGACGCTGCATGGCGCCATCTCTGAGCCGCTCGATAGGATCCGCGATGGACGGTTCCGGCCGGATTCGCTCACCGTACGGATCCTCGTCCCAGACCCAGCCACCCCGTGGACCCTCCCGGCACGTGCCGCGGATATGACAGACAGCCCCGCATTCCGCAAACGGGCGGCCCGCAAGATGGAACGTTATACCTTCGGCGTACTCGAAGAGGTTCGCGAGTTACAAGACCTCGGCCTCATCCAGTCCGCGACAGCCGAGGCACGAATCTATCCAGCAGTTCCGCTCTTCAAGTTGTACATTATCAATGGCGTCGACATGTTCTTCGGCTACTACCCGATTGAAGAGCATGAGATTGTCCTCGATGGTGAGCCAACTGTTATGTGGGATCTGATGGGCAAGAATTCCACGTTATTCCATACCGGCGTAAACAGCTCCGATACCGATGATTCAACCACAAAGCTCGTGCGGCAGTCACAATTCTGGTTCGACAGCGTATGGAAAATCGCCCGCGAAATCCAGCCGTAG
- a CDS encoding aminoglycoside phosphotransferase family protein, whose product MQLTDHEAHELMERVRALEPDFRGHYMENYRVQTSVGDALLRRARTDVFSGYDPRMMPESDALIAARHRGVNVPEVLYAADSYLIERYLCGSLPSMAGSDPLSWLTDLLSQVQAMQSHPAPASPLSSVYEWQNWMAHFLSSLYAELPQRHTDRIAYLGVPPLDAFWRPDSAQSARRLVLVHADLHPDNLLVADDGVWILDWELAQVADPVWEAAVSLHRTPWPDLAMESQASAMWLHVLDSTEDVAVDELLVQYRGLETWKSLLVDSWRYPEAIASDPSCLDSCVRSFHVKLAEGARRFGCTSLSTSEVRQLLQNWAAT is encoded by the coding sequence GTGCAGTTAACCGATCATGAAGCACACGAGCTGATGGAGCGTGTCCGCGCGCTCGAACCCGACTTCCGCGGGCACTACATGGAGAACTACCGTGTGCAAACCAGCGTCGGTGACGCCTTGCTTCGCCGCGCCCGAACCGATGTGTTCAGCGGGTACGACCCTCGGATGATGCCTGAATCAGACGCCCTGATTGCGGCCCGGCATCGAGGTGTCAACGTTCCGGAGGTTCTATATGCGGCCGACTCGTATCTCATCGAGCGATATCTCTGCGGGTCATTGCCGTCTATGGCCGGCTCCGACCCGCTCTCCTGGCTGACGGATCTGCTCAGCCAGGTACAGGCCATGCAGTCGCACCCTGCGCCAGCGTCGCCCCTGAGCAGCGTCTATGAGTGGCAAAACTGGATGGCTCACTTCCTGAGCAGCCTCTACGCTGAGCTGCCGCAGCGCCACACCGACCGAATCGCGTATCTTGGCGTGCCACCCCTGGATGCATTCTGGCGGCCGGACAGTGCGCAGTCGGCGCGCAGGCTCGTTCTAGTCCACGCCGATCTACATCCGGACAATTTGCTCGTAGCTGACGATGGCGTGTGGATCTTGGACTGGGAGCTTGCGCAAGTTGCCGATCCCGTCTGGGAGGCTGCGGTTTCGCTGCATCGCACTCCATGGCCTGATCTGGCAATGGAGTCGCAAGCTTCTGCGATGTGGCTCCACGTGCTCGACTCCACCGAGGATGTAGCAGTCGATGAATTGCTGGTCCAGTACCGCGGGCTTGAAACCTGGAAATCGCTATTGGTGGATTCATGGCGATATCCGGAGGCAATCGCATCCGACCCGAGCTGTCTCGACTCATGCGTTAGGTCGTTTCATGTCAAGCTCGCCGAAGGTGCCCGCAGGTTCGGTTGCACCAGTCTGTCGACATCCGAAGTGCGTCAACTGCTTCAGAACTGGGCAGCGACCTGA
- a CDS encoding alpha/beta hydrolase, protein MADIAFDSEGYRLAGTFVDVPNPIAAAVLIVGSGPIDRDSNHRRLRLNVTAAIAEALAGVGVSSLRYDKRGVGASAGDYLPTGLAQQLTDARAAARWLADHAPGVPLLAIGHSEGSLHAIELAAEHSVSGAGLISCGARSGEEVLIWQGEKIFGTLPKWLNAALRVLRVNPLATQRKRIERIKNSTADVIRVQGVRLNARWFREFLAYDPRPALARIDVPVLALTGGNDLQVPPDDVRVIEGLVKGPFEGHIAGDLSHILRPDPKPAGPRGYRRAVKEPVSAAALGIIAAWAAGRRAEQPGEIARTPAT, encoded by the coding sequence ATGGCGGATATCGCATTCGACAGCGAGGGCTACCGGCTCGCCGGAACCTTCGTCGACGTGCCGAATCCCATTGCGGCGGCGGTACTCATCGTCGGCTCCGGGCCGATCGACCGGGATTCCAATCACCGCAGGCTGCGGTTGAACGTCACCGCCGCGATCGCCGAAGCCCTTGCCGGGGTCGGCGTTTCGTCGCTGCGCTACGACAAGCGCGGGGTCGGCGCCAGCGCGGGCGACTATCTGCCGACCGGGCTGGCGCAGCAGCTCACCGACGCGCGGGCCGCCGCGCGCTGGCTCGCCGACCACGCGCCGGGCGTACCGTTGCTGGCGATCGGACATAGCGAAGGTTCGCTGCACGCCATCGAATTGGCGGCCGAGCACAGTGTTTCCGGCGCCGGGCTGATCAGTTGCGGCGCCAGGAGCGGCGAAGAAGTGCTTATCTGGCAGGGCGAGAAGATATTCGGCACCTTGCCGAAGTGGCTCAATGCCGCGCTGCGCGTCCTGCGCGTGAATCCGCTTGCGACACAGCGCAAGCGGATTGAACGAATCAAGAACTCCACCGCCGACGTGATCCGGGTCCAAGGGGTCCGCCTGAACGCCCGCTGGTTCCGCGAATTCCTCGCCTACGACCCGAGGCCCGCGCTGGCGCGCATCGACGTCCCGGTGCTCGCGCTCACCGGCGGCAACGATCTACAGGTGCCGCCGGACGACGTACGGGTTATCGAGGGTCTGGTCAAGGGTCCGTTCGAGGGGCACATCGCCGGCGATCTCAGCCATATCCTGCGCCCGGACCCGAAACCGGCGGGTCCGCGCGGATACCGCCGTGCCGTCAAGGAGCCGGTGAGCGCCGCGGCGCTCGGCATCATCGCCGCCTGGGCGGCCGGGCGGCGGGCCGAACAACCCGGCGAGATCGCGCGGACACCCGCGACCTGA
- a CDS encoding tyrosine-type recombinase/integrase — translation MRRYKAPKTFATEDEAKTWLRGVHRAIKDGLWTAPTVGKTPKAGLTLKEYSDDWLKHRLVRGRPLKQRTREHYEDLLEDHIYPELGPLPIRSITRDDIEAWYKKTLVDHPTYRSHAYSLLRTILGTAEDEERIPMNPVRIRGAGSVEPAHEAPPATLEELAVIVSKMPARLQLMVELAAWCALRFGELTELRRENVVVAKDRITLNIRLGAVRTKDGRKAETTKSRAGVRPVTVPPHLRDAVKEHLQTHTGKKKSDLLFPAKHGGYLAPSTLYRHYYKGRSAAGRPDLHFHDLRVTGATMAAVAGATLKELQARLGHSTVAAAMRYQRVAQDRDADLAKKLSELVDVRTTD, via the coding sequence ATGCGTCGATACAAGGCACCCAAGACATTTGCCACTGAGGACGAGGCAAAAACATGGCTCCGGGGTGTGCACCGCGCGATCAAGGACGGGTTGTGGACGGCGCCGACGGTGGGTAAGACGCCCAAGGCTGGCCTGACATTGAAGGAGTATTCCGACGACTGGCTGAAGCACCGGCTGGTGCGTGGTCGGCCGCTGAAGCAACGAACTCGGGAGCACTACGAGGACTTGCTGGAGGACCATATTTACCCTGAGCTTGGGCCACTGCCGATTCGGTCGATCACCCGAGACGATATCGAAGCGTGGTACAAGAAGACGCTGGTCGATCATCCAACGTATCGGTCGCACGCCTACTCGCTGCTACGAACCATCCTCGGGACGGCCGAGGATGAGGAACGAATCCCGATGAATCCGGTAAGGATTCGAGGCGCCGGATCCGTCGAACCTGCGCATGAGGCGCCTCCGGCAACACTGGAGGAACTTGCCGTCATCGTCTCGAAAATGCCTGCCCGACTACAGCTTATGGTCGAACTCGCGGCGTGGTGTGCACTCCGATTCGGGGAGCTGACCGAGCTTCGCAGGGAAAACGTCGTCGTCGCCAAGGATCGGATCACGCTGAACATCCGTCTCGGGGCGGTCAGAACGAAGGACGGCAGGAAGGCTGAGACCACGAAATCGCGAGCGGGTGTCCGGCCGGTGACGGTGCCGCCGCATCTGCGCGACGCCGTCAAAGAACATCTCCAGACGCACACAGGGAAGAAGAAAAGCGATCTGCTCTTCCCTGCGAAGCATGGTGGCTACCTGGCGCCGTCGACGTTGTATCGGCACTACTACAAGGGGCGATCAGCAGCTGGCCGACCCGATCTACACTTCCATGATCTCCGTGTCACCGGTGCAACCATGGCGGCCGTGGCCGGCGCAACCCTGAAGGAACTTCAGGCACGTCTCGGCCACAGCACGGTGGCGGCGGCAATGCGTTACCAGCGGGTCGCGCAGGATCGCGATGCCGACCTTGCGAAGAAGCTGTCGGAGTTGGTAGATGTGCGCACAACGGACTAG
- a CDS encoding type IV secretion system DNA-binding domain-containing protein codes for MTDQKCTWIITPDDCDPLHTTGRQPPPPPTPAPAPAAETVPPSIDTHPVKPPIHQLDSVNLPVDEHTGFAAAGHVLETATVCGLVVVAMLVLIVAVAARWPLAPHRLRNFAIASLLLPGCSALAGGSWSTPASLLWSGASRVTGGDWAGVRMMLALGVPFAALTATYVWARFVHKTHTVGLKSLTRTERVKEAMLSRKFARAAAAAKLGAPYSIGDGIVLGPLADRTSAKPAGLWAELTARHQQWMVIPHKQAKRHVAVIGATGSGKTEAIKRYAAGMLDYEWRAWQRWCEVPAMRGKHRRPLIVLISCKGGRDDRDLGIEWRANLIRQGIAPQRIAMVMPGADQLRLFETLNAREQRAVLADLLNAGEATTSEGQHFDEMRRRIVSLVVDAPAGPPRSHEEFLDRLDADVLIDLWGGAPDVKRMVTAMQEEKVPQIDDVLIKAHNLFDLLTDHNGRFVFDGGKDLDELDALFVTVPGLDKDAARAQVAAILRMVMLRAGRTAKDKRRTVTLIIDELSALTTSKGAIGLIDVCERGRSQGVAMLIAAQSQEGLAPDAWSLNRLLKSCAGGVLIGYSENAGDLCKHLGSRRAMLPSRHLIKGQRHGDEGQVQVGEAWLVDPDILRDLDTGEFVYARARRAQWGRVIPVTTADLPRLPGTEPGPGPAATGITAAA; via the coding sequence ATGACCGACCAGAAATGCACGTGGATCATCACTCCCGACGACTGCGACCCGCTGCACACCACCGGACGGCAGCCCCCACCGCCGCCGACGCCGGCGCCGGCGCCGGCTGCTGAGACGGTGCCGCCGTCGATCGACACACACCCGGTCAAACCTCCGATCCACCAGCTCGATTCGGTCAACCTGCCGGTCGACGAGCACACCGGCTTTGCCGCAGCCGGTCATGTGCTGGAGACGGCGACGGTGTGCGGGTTGGTCGTGGTGGCGATGCTGGTGTTGATCGTGGCGGTGGCGGCGCGGTGGCCGCTGGCGCCGCACCGGCTGCGGAACTTCGCGATCGCCTCGCTGCTGCTGCCGGGGTGTTCGGCGCTGGCCGGCGGCTCCTGGTCGACGCCGGCTTCGCTGTTGTGGTCCGGCGCCAGCCGGGTGACCGGCGGGGATTGGGCCGGGGTGCGGATGATGCTCGCACTCGGTGTGCCGTTCGCGGCGTTGACTGCGACCTACGTGTGGGCGCGGTTCGTGCACAAGACCCACACGGTGGGGTTGAAGTCGCTGACCCGCACCGAACGGGTGAAGGAGGCGATGCTGTCGCGCAAGTTCGCCCGCGCCGCCGCCGCGGCGAAGCTGGGCGCGCCTTACAGCATCGGTGATGGAATCGTGTTGGGGCCCTTGGCCGATCGCACCTCGGCGAAACCGGCCGGGCTGTGGGCCGAGCTGACCGCACGGCATCAGCAGTGGATGGTCATCCCGCACAAGCAGGCCAAACGGCATGTGGCGGTGATCGGCGCGACCGGGTCGGGCAAGACCGAGGCGATCAAACGGTACGCGGCGGGCATGCTCGACTACGAGTGGCGGGCCTGGCAGCGCTGGTGCGAGGTGCCCGCGATGCGCGGCAAGCACCGGCGGCCGTTGATCGTGTTGATCTCGTGCAAGGGCGGACGCGACGACCGCGACCTGGGAATCGAGTGGCGCGCCAACCTGATTCGCCAAGGCATCGCGCCACAGCGGATCGCGATGGTGATGCCCGGCGCCGACCAGTTGAGGTTGTTCGAGACGTTGAACGCGCGAGAGCAGCGCGCCGTGCTGGCGGATCTGCTCAACGCGGGGGAGGCCACCACCAGCGAAGGGCAGCATTTCGACGAGATGCGCCGCCGCATCGTGTCCCTGGTCGTCGACGCGCCGGCGGGGCCGCCGCGCTCTCACGAGGAGTTCCTGGATCGGCTGGACGCGGATGTGCTGATCGATCTGTGGGGTGGCGCGCCGGATGTGAAGCGCATGGTCACCGCGATGCAGGAGGAGAAGGTCCCGCAGATCGATGACGTGTTGATCAAGGCACACAACCTGTTCGACCTGCTCACCGACCACAACGGGCGGTTCGTGTTCGACGGCGGCAAGGACCTCGACGAGCTGGACGCGTTGTTCGTCACCGTGCCCGGCCTGGACAAGGACGCGGCCCGCGCGCAGGTCGCGGCGATCCTGCGGATGGTGATGCTGCGCGCCGGACGGACCGCGAAAGACAAGCGCCGCACCGTCACCCTGATCATCGACGAACTCTCGGCACTCACGACCAGCAAGGGCGCGATCGGGCTGATCGATGTATGCGAGCGGGGACGCTCCCAAGGGGTCGCGATGCTGATCGCCGCGCAATCCCAGGAAGGGCTGGCACCGGATGCGTGGTCGCTGAACCGGCTGCTGAAGTCCTGCGCGGGCGGGGTGCTGATCGGCTACAGCGAAAACGCCGGCGATCTGTGCAAACACCTCGGCTCCCGGCGCGCCATGCTGCCCAGCCGCCACCTGATCAAAGGCCAACGCCACGGCGACGAAGGCCAAGTTCAGGTCGGCGAGGCGTGGCTGGTCGACCCGGACATCCTGCGCGACCTGGACACCGGCGAATTCGTCTACGCCCGCGCCCGCCGCGCGCAATGGGGCCGCGTCATCCCCGTCACCACCGCCGATCTGCCCCGGCTGCCCGGCACCGAACCCGGACCGGGCCCTGCCGCCACCGGCATCACCGCCGCCGCTTAA
- a CDS encoding helix-turn-helix domain-containing protein — MRPWGELGKGISMSKSHLRGRLSRRLVSVTHAAETIGVSTRTLRRWIDDDKVPAYRVGERSIRVDLDEVLALVRPLREPSGGVA; from the coding sequence ATGCGGCCCTGGGGGGAGCTGGGGAAAGGAATCTCGATGTCAAAGAGTCACTTGCGCGGGCGCTTGTCTCGGCGCTTGGTCAGTGTCACCCACGCTGCTGAGACGATCGGTGTCAGCACCAGAACGCTGCGTCGTTGGATTGATGACGACAAAGTGCCTGCTTATCGAGTAGGCGAACGCTCCATTCGAGTCGATCTGGACGAAGTCCTGGCGCTTGTGCGACCGCTTCGTGAGCCGTCTGGCGGTGTTGCGTGA
- a CDS encoding DUF5808 domain-containing protein, translating to MTSDRVPEPEGKVLGIPYDWRRPTGARIKARWWNPDDPRLFTPKSFGWGYGLNLYRLFHWGRRD from the coding sequence ATGACCAGCGATCGCGTTCCCGAACCCGAGGGCAAGGTGCTCGGAATCCCCTACGACTGGCGGCGTCCCACCGGTGCGCGGATCAAGGCGCGCTGGTGGAATCCGGACGACCCGCGCCTGTTCACGCCGAAATCCTTCGGCTGGGGCTACGGCCTGAACCTCTACCGGCTGTTCCACTGGGGTAGGCGCGACTGA
- a CDS encoding sigma factor-like helix-turn-helix DNA-binding protein translates to MTVLRDVGDDAGDPELDDIRDDVSLELEEVNEVLAALIAEHAERRARDAEILTLRLGIRGDRPETLATIGARFDLARDRIRQVHTKAVGQLVRHAQLTGRRGGVFAERYPLGARDSQLLRTLLMETYATDTDIAAHELSYLKLRLAGHAAEDAKRVAGFVMQRILAWRKKTNARLTKLQPPPPTGELEPALAQVDWPSGASAPLPGESARIVDADDDGRGRFYLDKVGRDVAFDSGLEARLLRLLTASDAVQTFQETPSAVTYQLDGADRVAYPTVAARLTDGRVVLIDVQPLGHIGFHTNRARSAAARAYAHDKGWGWAIWTGSRLGVPDLLHRKVDATVESRLGELITTGPVYWHALREIRDLTALDLIALTLRHEWRWDRGPFTLSA, encoded by the coding sequence GTGACGGTGTTGCGGGATGTCGGGGATGACGCGGGCGATCCCGAGCTCGACGATATCCGCGACGATGTGTCGCTGGAGCTGGAGGAGGTCAACGAGGTGTTGGCCGCGCTCATCGCCGAGCACGCGGAGCGGCGGGCACGCGACGCCGAAATCCTGACGCTGCGGCTCGGCATCCGCGGCGACCGGCCGGAAACCCTCGCGACCATCGGTGCGCGCTTCGACCTGGCCCGGGACCGCATCCGCCAGGTGCACACCAAGGCGGTCGGCCAGCTGGTGCGGCACGCCCAGCTCACCGGTCGGCGCGGCGGCGTCTTCGCCGAGCGATATCCGTTGGGCGCACGCGATTCCCAGCTGCTGCGAACACTTCTGATGGAGACCTACGCCACCGACACGGATATCGCCGCGCACGAATTGTCTTATCTGAAGCTGCGATTGGCCGGGCACGCGGCGGAGGATGCCAAGCGAGTCGCCGGATTCGTCATGCAGCGAATCCTGGCCTGGCGCAAGAAGACGAACGCTCGCCTCACCAAGCTACAGCCGCCACCACCCACCGGCGAGCTGGAACCGGCTCTCGCACAGGTCGATTGGCCGTCGGGCGCATCGGCTCCGCTGCCCGGTGAGTCGGCGCGGATCGTCGACGCGGACGACGACGGACGCGGCCGGTTCTACCTGGACAAGGTCGGCCGGGATGTCGCATTCGATTCCGGTTTGGAGGCAAGGCTTTTACGGCTGCTCACCGCGAGCGACGCGGTGCAGACCTTCCAGGAGACGCCGAGCGCCGTCACCTACCAGCTGGACGGCGCGGACCGGGTCGCCTACCCGACCGTCGCGGCCCGCCTGACCGATGGCCGCGTAGTGCTGATCGACGTACAACCGCTCGGCCACATCGGATTTCACACCAACCGCGCCAGATCCGCCGCAGCCCGCGCCTACGCCCACGACAAAGGCTGGGGCTGGGCGATCTGGACCGGCAGCAGGCTCGGCGTCCCGGATCTGTTGCACCGCAAGGTCGATGCGACCGTGGAGTCACGACTCGGCGAATTGATCACGACCGGTCCGGTGTACTGGCACGCGCTGCGCGAGATCCGCGACCTCACCGCCCTGGACCTGATCGCCCTCACCCTGCGTCACGAATGGCGCTGGGATCGAGGTCCATTTACGCTCAGCGCCTGA
- a CDS encoding helix-turn-helix domain-containing protein, with translation MDAVELLLHPVRLRIVQAFLGKSSLTTAALNTELDDIPPASLYRHVARLVDGDVLEVVSERRVRGTVERTYRLRVEATRITPARLAAMTVDEHRHAFMAYLAGLVVDFDRYLTRDDIDFVRDGVGYRMAGMWLDDTEFAELQADLGRILAPRLANEPTPGRKLHTLRTIQLPGESHAKPPATGDSTADQPD, from the coding sequence GTGGATGCCGTCGAGCTGTTGTTGCACCCGGTTCGCCTGCGTATCGTGCAGGCCTTCTTGGGGAAATCGTCGCTGACCACGGCCGCGTTGAATACGGAACTCGACGACATTCCGCCCGCGAGCCTTTATCGGCATGTCGCTCGGTTGGTCGACGGCGACGTCCTCGAGGTGGTGTCCGAGCGCCGCGTCCGCGGCACCGTCGAACGCACCTACCGGCTGCGAGTCGAGGCCACCCGGATCACGCCCGCCCGGCTCGCCGCCATGACCGTCGACGAGCACCGCCACGCCTTCATGGCCTATCTGGCCGGTCTCGTCGTCGACTTCGACCGCTACCTGACCCGCGACGATATCGATTTCGTCCGCGACGGCGTCGGCTACCGGATGGCCGGAATGTGGCTCGACGACACCGAATTCGCCGAACTACAAGCCGACCTGGGCCGAATCCTGGCCCCCCGCCTAGCCAACGAACCCACCCCAGGCCGGAAACTCCACACCCTCCGAACAATTCAGCTCCCCGGCGAAAGTCACGCGAAGCCACCAGCCACGGGCGACAGCACCGCCGACCAACCGGACTGA
- a CDS encoding TetR/AcrR family transcriptional regulator, translating to MSGSDAKTGRSDARRNRERILVAARAAFAADGAALEMRRIAEDAGVGVGTLFRNFPAKQDLVDAMMAEWAVERDAALAHSLSIVDPWAAVVDHVLRCGEVMSREPGLRRFLTDAPVKGQVSQADTKFSASLGELVGRAQIAGVLRTGVTAATYYGLLVGLSAAITAGSPWRVAADVIVAGLRPDQALSVNGPRSQRHS from the coding sequence ATGAGCGGTAGCGATGCCAAGACCGGTCGCTCCGACGCCCGCCGCAACCGCGAGCGGATCCTCGTCGCGGCGCGCGCGGCCTTCGCGGCCGATGGTGCGGCGCTGGAGATGCGGCGCATCGCCGAGGATGCGGGTGTCGGCGTCGGAACACTGTTCCGCAACTTCCCGGCCAAGCAAGATCTGGTCGACGCGATGATGGCCGAATGGGCTGTCGAACGTGATGCGGCCCTTGCCCATTCGCTATCGATCGTGGATCCGTGGGCGGCGGTCGTCGATCACGTTCTGCGCTGCGGCGAGGTGATGAGCCGGGAACCTGGCCTGCGCAGATTCTTGACCGACGCGCCGGTGAAAGGCCAAGTATCCCAGGCAGATACGAAATTCAGCGCCAGCCTCGGCGAACTGGTCGGCCGGGCCCAGATAGCCGGAGTGCTGCGAACCGGTGTGACCGCGGCGACCTACTACGGATTGCTCGTCGGTCTGTCCGCCGCGATCACCGCGGGCAGCCCGTGGCGAGTAGCGGCCGACGTAATCGTCGCCGGGTTGCGGCCGGATCAGGCGCTGAGCGTAAATGGACCTCGATCCCAGCGCCATTCGTGA
- a CDS encoding glycosyltransferase: MLGVVIVTHNNEHDLKRCLDSLQTIGNASDAYVIVRDCNSTDQTVELAKEHPIVSKVVVGENVGYGSGCNSAVQAIERPIEMVLILNPDTVLDFDVADLLSYVDRYPGFGCASVRQESFDGHLVWSWDEFPSSQLEWRKAKHTKLLQRSTDGYGCDRRVDWTMGAFLLIPYSEYKKVKGFDEQFFMFCEETDLCKRLNTKGAPTYYIDSFRFLHDRSDKGSLWREVLRINSRRMYDKKWLSRSETLACQFAHTYRWLHDAVHPARPRDRYLAFPRLLATWDLIHAVTPPDSVQTNLDSWRSVRPFWSAVNRS; the protein is encoded by the coding sequence ATGCTGGGAGTCGTCATTGTTACACACAATAATGAGCATGACCTGAAACGCTGTCTGGACTCTTTGCAGACAATAGGGAACGCGAGCGACGCCTACGTTATAGTTCGAGACTGCAATTCAACAGATCAGACTGTTGAATTAGCCAAAGAACACCCGATCGTATCCAAGGTCGTAGTCGGTGAGAACGTTGGATACGGGTCTGGCTGCAACAGTGCAGTTCAAGCCATTGAGCGGCCGATCGAGATGGTTCTAATCCTCAACCCAGACACAGTTCTCGATTTTGACGTGGCCGACCTACTCAGTTACGTCGACCGCTACCCTGGATTCGGGTGTGCCAGCGTCCGACAAGAATCATTCGATGGCCATCTAGTATGGTCATGGGACGAGTTTCCTTCGTCGCAGTTGGAATGGCGGAAAGCGAAGCATACGAAACTGTTGCAACGGTCGACCGACGGATACGGCTGCGACCGTCGCGTCGATTGGACAATGGGCGCATTCCTATTGATTCCGTATTCGGAGTACAAAAAAGTCAAAGGGTTCGACGAGCAATTCTTTATGTTTTGCGAAGAAACCGACCTATGTAAACGCTTAAACACTAAGGGCGCACCGACCTACTATATCGATAGTTTCCGATTCCTTCACGATCGGAGCGACAAGGGTTCGCTTTGGCGGGAAGTTTTACGAATAAATTCGCGGCGCATGTACGACAAGAAATGGTTATCCCGCTCAGAAACCCTGGCTTGCCAGTTCGCACATACTTACAGGTGGCTGCACGATGCAGTACACCCAGCCCGACCACGAGATAGGTACCTCGCGTTTCCGCGACTACTGGCAACCTGGGATCTAATCCATGCGGTCACACCACCCGATTCCGTCCAAACGAACCTGGACTCGTGGCGATCAGTGCGACCCTTCTGGAGTGCAGTTAACCGATCATGA
- a CDS encoding SLOG family protein: MNPQESKRLRVLVTGSRSWTDIGEIREALRPYRSQGATLVHGDARGADRIAAGIWRAWGERDEPHPADWERHGRAAGFSRNQEMVDLGADVCLAFIRDHSAGASHAAGVATAAGIPVHRHERTSHRAIERSRV, encoded by the coding sequence ATGAACCCACAAGAAAGCAAGCGGTTGCGGGTTCTGGTCACCGGTTCGCGGAGTTGGACCGATATCGGTGAGATCCGGGAAGCGTTGCGGCCCTACCGTTCCCAAGGCGCGACCCTCGTGCACGGCGACGCCCGCGGCGCCGATCGGATCGCCGCCGGGATCTGGCGGGCCTGGGGCGAACGCGACGAACCACACCCCGCCGACTGGGAACGCCACGGCCGCGCCGCCGGTTTCAGCCGCAATCAGGAAATGGTCGACCTCGGCGCGGATGTCTGTTTGGCGTTCATCCGCGACCACTCGGCCGGTGCCAGCCACGCCGCCGGTGTCGCGACGGCCGCCGGTATCCCTGTCCACCGGCACGAACGCACCAGCCATCGTGCGATCGAACGGAGCCGCGTGTGA
- a CDS encoding YybH family protein, with amino-acid sequence MRGHHRMPIALFLAAAAAFGRTSRDSGAEPRSTAEQQVRAAMHRMMAALDSRDSAAFLAEFHPDADFHNPIGMVLHGIPEIRALHEKLFAPQPPPGFPSFADTTSTGSIQALRFAGPDVAVVDWRWTQRGARTGSTEWSDRAGTNTTVWTRENGRWGVFAWRDKDFPTGYQRPPGY; translated from the coding sequence ATGCGCGGTCACCATCGGATGCCCATCGCACTATTTCTCGCCGCCGCAGCGGCATTCGGACGTACGTCGCGAGACAGTGGTGCGGAACCGCGAAGCACCGCCGAACAGCAGGTCCGCGCCGCCATGCACCGCATGATGGCGGCCTTGGACAGTCGCGATTCGGCCGCATTCCTCGCCGAATTCCACCCCGACGCAGACTTCCACAATCCGATCGGCATGGTGCTGCACGGCATCCCGGAGATCCGCGCGCTGCATGAGAAGCTGTTCGCACCGCAGCCGCCGCCCGGATTTCCCAGCTTCGCCGATACGACCTCGACCGGTTCGATTCAAGCCCTGCGGTTCGCCGGACCCGATGTCGCGGTGGTGGATTGGCGGTGGACACAGCGGGGCGCACGCACCGGATCCACTGAGTGGAGCGACCGCGCGGGCACCAACACCACCGTGTGGACCCGAGAAAACGGACGGTGGGGTGTATTCGCGTGGCGGGACAAGGACTTTCCGACCGGATATCAGCGGCCGCCGGGCTACTGA